Proteins from a single region of Eremothecium gossypii ATCC 10895 chromosome VI, complete sequence:
- the NSA1 gene encoding ribosome biosynthesis protein NSA1 (Syntenic homolog of Saccharomyces cerevisiae YGL111W (NSA1)) gives MRLLIGSDDSGCIKELVANRGTNTSEQSALQPLHLEAHLERGLNAKAHQMLQISDNECLLARMSGDIELVSWSREPRGGEEDKPVFEVSSFQVMATLGGLLDGEKMQELHKRSQRRAASADRFVALFALPGQPQRYFAATMSGQFHFLALADGDLKLQKTFSVRGPVEFAQLYDLEETEKLVFAYGGEDNLIKLVEVSRDLEQLEQIWEAKNVKNDRLDLKVPIWPAALRFLQPAVSPASEGLNYQFIAVTRHSHLHFYQTTHGRKPFRSVDLLPNREPTTSLEVVGDVTPLGNVKSTSFEGFSIITTDTKKSILQFEPSGHLLGKFGGSDIKGFPSYIHVQGKYLVEGGLDRYVRVFELKNRNMLLKVFAGGKVSSVLLLDVSDVELPLSKKEKNKRRHKRVLDEDQEREEDNELWAQLDGSSKRRKSKPRLDG, from the coding sequence ATGCGACTCCTTATCGGCTCAGATGATAGCGGATGCATAAAAGAACTCGTCGCAAACCGTGGGACGAATACGTCGGAGCAGAGCGCGCTACAGCCCCTGCACCTTGAGGCGCACCTGGAACGGGGATTAAATGCCAAAGCACACCAGATGCTGCAGATATCCGACAATGAATGTCTTCTAGCGCGCATGAGCGGTGACATTGAGCTGGTCAGCTGGAGCAGGGAGCCTCGTGGTGGAGAGGAGGACAAGCCGGTGTTCGAGGTTAGCAGCTTCCAGGTCATGGCGACCCTGGGGGGACTGCTGGACGGTGAGAAGATGCAGGAGTTGCACAAGCGGTCCCAGCGGCGCGCAGCCAGTGCGGATCGGTTTGTGGCGCTCTTTGCGCTTCCCGGACAACCGCAGAGGTATTTCGCTGCGACCATGTCCGGGCAGTTTCATTTCCTGGCGCTAGCGGACGGAGACCTTAAGTTGCAGAAAACATTCTCTGTGCGAGGGCCCGTCGAGTTTGCACAGCTGTATGACCTCGAAGAGACAGAGAAGCTCGTGTTTGCGTACGGTGGCGAGGACAACCTCATCAAACTGGTGGAGGTGAGCCGGGAtctggagcagctggagcagatTTGGGAGGCGAAGAATGTCAAAAACGACCGGCTGGACCTCAAGGTGCCGATATGGCCCGCTGCGCTGCGCTTCTTGCAGCCTGCCGTTTCCCCAGCGTCTGAGGGGCTGAACTACCAGTTCATTGCTGTCACACGGCACTCGCACTTGCACTTCTACCAGACTACACACGGACGCAAACCGTTCAGGTCCGTCGACCTGCTCCCCAATAGAGAACCGACTACCTCGCTGGAAGTGGTCGGTGACGTGACGCCGTTGGGCAATGTGAAGTCCACGTCATTTGAGGGGTTTTCGATCATCACCACGGATACAAAAAAGAGCATCCTGCAATTCGAGCCAAGCGGCCATCTGCTGGGGAAGTTTGGAGGCAGTGATATCAAGGGGTTTCCCTCCTACATCCACGTTCAGGGGAAGTACCTGGTAGAAGGAGGGTTGGACAGATACGTGCGTGTGTTCGAACTAAAAAACCGCAATATGCTACTGAAGGTCTTCGCTGGTGGGAAGGTCAGCAGTGTGCTTCTACTCGACGTTTCAGACGTGGAGCTGCCGCTGAGCAAGAAAGAAAAGAACAAGAGAAGGCACAAGCGTGTGCTGGACGAAGACCAGGAGCGGGAAGAGGACAAT